One stretch of Amycolatopsis tolypomycina DNA includes these proteins:
- a CDS encoding NADP-dependent oxidoreductase, which translates to MKAVAFTEFGGPEVLRVLDLPEPHAGPGQVRVRVKAAGVQPYDAAVRAGWEPPGLALTWPRVPGNEFAGVVDEGELAAGTEVLGFTAVQAAAEYIVVPASDVTPKPPEMPWEVAGGFTAGAQTASIALEVLKPREGETLLIHGAAGSVGTAAVQLARLQGAEVVGTASAANQDYLRELGATPVVYGDGLKERIEAAAPQGIDVVLDGAGGEALDVSLELVKDRDRILTLVDHHRAAELGVLLSKSGRSAARLAELAALYAKGDLRFTVRRAYPYTEAVAAHREIETGHGRGKIVLTFF; encoded by the coding sequence ATGAAAGCCGTAGCGTTCACCGAATTCGGCGGGCCCGAGGTGCTCCGCGTCCTCGATCTGCCCGAACCGCACGCCGGGCCGGGGCAGGTTCGGGTGCGGGTCAAGGCTGCCGGGGTGCAGCCGTACGATGCCGCCGTGCGGGCCGGGTGGGAGCCGCCCGGTCTGGCGCTGACCTGGCCGCGCGTGCCCGGGAACGAGTTCGCCGGCGTCGTCGACGAGGGCGAACTCGCAGCCGGCACCGAAGTTCTCGGCTTCACCGCCGTGCAGGCCGCCGCCGAATACATTGTCGTTCCCGCATCCGATGTCACGCCGAAGCCGCCGGAAATGCCGTGGGAGGTGGCCGGCGGGTTCACCGCCGGGGCGCAGACCGCGTCGATCGCCCTGGAGGTGCTGAAACCGCGCGAAGGGGAGACCCTGCTCATCCACGGCGCCGCCGGCTCGGTCGGCACCGCCGCCGTGCAGCTCGCGCGCCTGCAGGGCGCCGAGGTCGTCGGCACGGCGAGCGCGGCCAACCAGGATTACCTGCGCGAACTGGGCGCGACCCCCGTCGTCTACGGCGACGGCCTGAAGGAGCGCATCGAGGCCGCCGCGCCGCAGGGGATCGACGTCGTGCTCGACGGCGCGGGCGGGGAGGCACTCGATGTCTCACTCGAACTGGTGAAGGACCGGGACCGGATCCTCACGCTCGTCGACCACCACCGGGCCGCGGAGCTCGGCGTGCTGCTCTCGAAGTCCGGGCGCTCGGCCGCGCGGCTCGCCGAGCTGGCCGCGCTCTACGCCAAGGGCGATCTGCGCTTCACCGTGCGCCGGGCCTACCCGTACACCGAGGCCGTGGCCGCGCACCGGGAAATCGAAACCGGACACGGTCGCGGAAAAATAGTTCTCACGTTCTTTTGA
- a CDS encoding GNAT family N-acetyltransferase, whose protein sequence is MGQIEIVRATPDQAGTLTALMHASSAYQGDYASILDGYTIAPGYVEANPAFVAIRDGEILGFYALVDAELDLLFVADRAQGLGLGARLITHMLAEARGRGLASVRVVSHPPALAFYVRMGARRTGTIPAHPPKVRWDRPELRFDVPTC, encoded by the coding sequence ATGGGCCAGATCGAGATCGTGCGTGCCACGCCGGACCAAGCCGGCACCCTGACCGCTCTGATGCACGCTTCCTCGGCCTACCAAGGCGACTACGCGTCCATTTTGGACGGATACACGATCGCGCCCGGGTACGTCGAGGCCAACCCGGCCTTCGTCGCCATCCGGGACGGCGAGATCCTCGGCTTCTACGCGCTCGTCGACGCGGAACTCGACCTGCTCTTCGTCGCCGACCGGGCGCAGGGGCTCGGTCTCGGCGCCCGGCTGATCACGCACATGCTCGCCGAAGCGCGTGGGCGCGGGCTGGCGAGCGTGCGCGTCGTTTCGCACCCGCCCGCGTTGGCCTTCTACGTGCGGATGGGTGCGCGGCGCACCGGCACGATCCCGGCGCACCCGCCGAAGGTGCGCTGGGACCGGCCGGAGCTCCGCTTCGACGTCCCTACATGTTGA
- the lpdA gene encoding dihydrolipoyl dehydrogenase — MSAQHFDVVVLGAGVGGYVAAIRASQLGLSAAVVEEKYWGGVCLNVGCIPSKALLRNAELAQVVTQEAKTFGISSDSPIRFDYTAAYERSRKVAEGRVKGVHFLMKKNKITEFDGHGTFVDDHTLEVNGSQITFDHCIIATGATTRLLPGTSRSERVVTYEEQILSSELPSSIVIAGAGAIGVEFAYVLHNYGVDVTIVEFLDRMVPLEDSEVSAELARRYRKLGIKVLTSTRVESIDDSGSSVRVTVSSEKNGQQVLEADKVMQAIGFQPRVEGYGLDKTGVALTERGAIAVDGRGRTNVDHIFAIGDVTAKLMLAHASESMGVVAAETIAGAETMELDFPMIPRATYCQPQIASFGWTEEQAREKGFDVQVAKFPFTANGKAHGLGDAAGFVKLISDAKHGELIGGHLIGPDVTELLPELTLAQQWDLTVHEVARNVHAHPTLGEAVKEAIHGLAGHMINM, encoded by the coding sequence ATGAGTGCACAACACTTTGATGTCGTCGTGCTGGGTGCCGGGGTGGGCGGCTACGTCGCGGCGATCCGCGCGTCGCAGCTGGGGCTCAGCGCCGCCGTGGTCGAGGAGAAGTACTGGGGTGGCGTCTGCCTGAACGTCGGGTGCATCCCGTCGAAGGCGCTGCTGCGCAACGCCGAGCTGGCGCAGGTCGTCACGCAGGAGGCGAAGACGTTCGGCATCTCCTCCGACAGCCCGATCCGGTTCGACTACACGGCCGCGTACGAGCGCAGCCGCAAGGTCGCCGAGGGGCGCGTCAAGGGCGTGCACTTCCTGATGAAGAAGAACAAGATCACCGAGTTCGACGGGCACGGCACGTTCGTCGACGACCACACCCTGGAGGTCAACGGCTCGCAGATCACGTTCGATCACTGCATCATCGCGACCGGCGCCACCACGCGGCTGCTGCCGGGGACTTCGCGCAGTGAGCGCGTGGTGACCTACGAAGAGCAGATCCTGTCGAGCGAGCTCCCGTCGAGCATCGTGATCGCCGGCGCGGGCGCGATCGGTGTCGAGTTCGCCTACGTGCTGCACAACTACGGCGTCGACGTCACCATCGTCGAGTTCCTCGACCGGATGGTGCCGCTGGAGGACTCCGAGGTCTCGGCGGAGCTGGCGCGCCGGTACCGCAAGCTCGGCATCAAGGTGCTGACGTCGACCCGCGTCGAGTCGATCGACGACTCGGGCTCGTCCGTGCGCGTGACGGTGTCCTCGGAGAAGAACGGGCAGCAGGTCCTCGAGGCCGACAAGGTCATGCAGGCGATCGGCTTCCAGCCGCGCGTCGAGGGCTACGGCCTCGACAAGACGGGGGTGGCCCTGACCGAGCGCGGCGCGATCGCCGTGGACGGCCGCGGCCGCACGAACGTCGACCACATCTTCGCGATCGGCGACGTCACGGCGAAGCTGATGCTCGCGCACGCGTCCGAGTCGATGGGCGTGGTCGCGGCGGAGACCATCGCGGGCGCCGAGACGATGGAGCTCGACTTCCCGATGATCCCGCGCGCGACGTACTGCCAGCCCCAGATCGCCAGCTTCGGCTGGACCGAGGAGCAGGCCCGCGAGAAGGGCTTCGACGTCCAGGTGGCGAAGTTCCCGTTCACGGCCAACGGCAAGGCCCACGGCCTGGGCGACGCGGCCGGCTTCGTGAAGCTGATCAGCGACGCGAAGCACGGCGAGCTGATCGGCGGGCACCTCATCGGCCCGGACGTGACGGAGCTGCTGCCGGAGCTCACGCTGGCCCAGCAGTGGGACCTGACGGTGCACGAGGTCGCCCGCAACGTCCACGCCCACCCGACGCTGGGCGAAGCGGTGAAGGAGGCCATCCACGGCCTCGCCGGTCACATGATCAACATGTAG
- a CDS encoding alpha/beta fold hydrolase encodes MTISGFSYQRIPVGDVHLGVAQGGAGPPLVLLHGFPQTHLAWREVAVSLARDHRVICPDLRGYGGSDKPPGDYSKRRLAADVVELARALGHERFALAGHDRGALVAFRAALDHPSAVSHLAVLDVIPAVDLWESLAGTAGVFAFHLFLLAHPPPLPERLLAAAPAEFFGHFLDGWVRDRSAIPPPVRAAYLAAASTPEAIAAVCADYRASATVDAEHDADDRAAGRRLAMPVAALWQRPVGELPFDPAAVWGSWAPDLRTHVLDAGHFLPEERPEEVVAALRELVAA; translated from the coding sequence ATGACGATTTCCGGTTTTTCCTACCAGCGGATCCCCGTCGGGGATGTCCACCTCGGCGTCGCGCAGGGCGGCGCCGGGCCGCCGCTCGTGCTGCTGCACGGGTTTCCGCAGACCCACCTCGCCTGGCGGGAGGTGGCGGTGTCGCTCGCGCGCGACCACCGGGTGATCTGCCCCGACCTGCGCGGCTACGGCGGCAGCGACAAGCCACCGGGCGACTACTCGAAGCGGCGCCTGGCGGCCGACGTCGTCGAGCTGGCTCGCGCGCTGGGGCACGAGAGGTTTGCCCTGGCGGGTCACGACCGGGGCGCCCTGGTGGCGTTCCGGGCGGCGCTCGACCATCCGTCGGCGGTCAGCCACCTGGCGGTGCTCGACGTGATCCCGGCCGTGGACCTGTGGGAGTCGCTCGCCGGCACGGCCGGGGTGTTCGCGTTCCACCTGTTCCTGCTGGCGCACCCGCCGCCGCTGCCGGAGCGGCTGCTGGCCGCGGCACCGGCGGAGTTCTTCGGGCACTTCCTGGACGGCTGGGTGCGTGATCGTTCGGCGATCCCGCCTCCGGTCCGGGCCGCGTACCTGGCGGCGGCCTCGACGCCGGAGGCGATCGCGGCGGTGTGCGCGGACTACCGGGCGAGCGCGACGGTCGACGCCGAGCACGACGCGGACGATCGCGCGGCCGGGCGGCGGCTGGCGATGCCGGTGGCGGCGCTGTGGCAGCGTCCGGTCGGCGAGCTGCCCTTCGACCCGGCCGCGGTGTGGGGTTCGTGGGCGCCCGACCTGCGGACGCACGTGCTGGACGCGGGGCATTTCCTGCCCGAAGAACGGCCGGAGGAGGTGGTCGCTGCCCTGCGCGAGCTCGTCGCTGCCTGA
- a CDS encoding lysophospholipid acyltransferase family protein → MDRWTALDLEGELLTRRQMIAYGRRFARAGRGAWYSFAIEVVWQFLVQTTRFRVRGSHHIPKTGGVLVASNHLSFADPTTLTAFCLAAGRVPRYLAKASLWKLPVVGRVMRSGRHIPVYRGAATAAEAYRDLVASVRAGECVAIFPEGTFSNDPDGWPMRGKTGVVRAALETGAPVIPVANWGTHHLLPSTARFPRAVPRKTVELVAGPPVDLSDLVGRELTREVLEEATARIMAAVTSLLESIRGEERPVAA, encoded by the coding sequence ATGGACCGCTGGACCGCCCTGGACCTCGAAGGTGAGCTGCTCACCCGACGCCAGATGATCGCCTACGGCCGGCGCTTCGCCCGCGCCGGCCGTGGCGCCTGGTACAGCTTCGCCATCGAGGTGGTGTGGCAGTTCCTCGTCCAGACCACCCGGTTCCGGGTGCGGGGCTCGCACCACATCCCGAAGACCGGCGGCGTGCTGGTGGCGTCGAACCACCTGTCGTTCGCCGACCCGACGACGCTCACCGCGTTCTGCCTCGCCGCCGGCCGCGTGCCGCGCTACCTGGCGAAGGCGTCGCTGTGGAAGCTGCCGGTGGTCGGCCGCGTGATGCGCTCCGGGCGGCACATCCCGGTGTACCGCGGGGCCGCGACGGCCGCGGAGGCCTACCGCGACCTGGTGGCGTCCGTGCGGGCGGGCGAGTGCGTCGCGATCTTCCCGGAAGGCACCTTCTCGAACGACCCGGACGGCTGGCCGATGCGCGGCAAGACCGGCGTGGTGCGAGCCGCGCTGGAGACCGGGGCGCCGGTGATCCCGGTGGCGAACTGGGGGACCCACCACCTGCTGCCGTCGACGGCCCGGTTTCCCCGTGCGGTCCCGCGCAAGACCGTCGAGCTGGTCGCCGGGCCGCCGGTCGACCTGTCGGACCTCGTCGGCCGTGAGCTGACCCGCGAGGTGCTGGAGGAGGCGACGGCCCGGATCATGGCGGCGGTGACTTCGCTGCTGGAGTCGATCCGCGGCGAGGAGCGTCCGGTCGCTGCCTAA
- a CDS encoding nitroreductase family deazaflavin-dependent oxidoreductase has protein sequence MLFGDEHVRRYEETDGEVGHDWQEGVPTLVLTTKGRKTGQERKFALIYQEADGNPVIVASKGGAPNHPGWYFNLVEHPEVGVQIKADKFKARARTASGEERAKLWDKLAAVWPDYNEYAKKTDREIPVVVLERL, from the coding sequence ATGCTGTTCGGTGACGAGCACGTCCGCCGTTACGAGGAGACCGACGGCGAGGTCGGCCACGACTGGCAGGAGGGCGTCCCGACACTGGTCTTGACCACCAAGGGCCGCAAGACCGGGCAGGAGCGCAAGTTCGCCCTGATCTACCAGGAAGCCGACGGCAACCCGGTGATCGTGGCCTCCAAGGGCGGCGCGCCGAACCACCCCGGCTGGTACTTCAACCTCGTCGAGCACCCCGAGGTCGGCGTCCAGATCAAGGCGGACAAGTTCAAGGCCCGCGCGCGCACGGCGTCCGGCGAGGAGCGGGCGAAGCTCTGGGACAAGCTGGCCGCCGTCTGGCCGGACTACAACGAGTACGCCAAGAAGACCGACCGCGAGATCCCCGTCGTGGTGCTCGAGCGGCTCTGA
- a CDS encoding LacI family DNA-binding transcriptional regulator, whose amino-acid sequence MKARPHVTLEDVARSANVSLATASRVLNGTASVRADLRERVSAAAAELAYAPNAHAQALAGGTHRTVGVICHDVSDPYFAAIAGGVMRVATDNGLLVMLAGTFRDPDREVAYVSTLRAQRAAAILLIGSAFEDRAWERAMAAELEPYRRGGGQVAAVSRHRGLKIDTVQPDNKGGAAALAKELVGLGHKRFAVLAGPRRLSTVIDRLAGFSGELAAHGIELREEDVVEAAFSRDGGYEATKRLLAGRKRKLPTCLFAVTDVMAIGALTALREEGLSVPGDISVAGFDDIPVVRDLAPALTTVRLPLEELGERAMDMAIKGSAGTRPRTVRLSGEVVLRESTGRPKR is encoded by the coding sequence ATGAAGGCCCGGCCGCACGTGACACTCGAAGACGTGGCACGCAGCGCGAACGTCTCGCTCGCGACGGCGTCGCGGGTGCTCAACGGCACCGCGTCCGTCCGCGCCGACCTGCGGGAGCGGGTGTCCGCCGCCGCGGCCGAGCTGGCCTACGCCCCCAACGCGCACGCCCAGGCCCTCGCCGGCGGCACGCACCGCACGGTCGGCGTGATCTGCCACGACGTCAGCGACCCGTACTTCGCGGCGATCGCGGGCGGGGTGATGCGGGTGGCCACCGACAACGGGCTGCTCGTCATGCTCGCCGGCACGTTCCGCGACCCGGACCGCGAAGTCGCCTACGTCTCGACGCTGCGCGCGCAGCGGGCCGCGGCCATCCTGCTGATCGGCTCGGCGTTCGAGGACCGGGCGTGGGAACGCGCGATGGCCGCCGAGCTGGAGCCCTACCGCCGCGGCGGCGGCCAGGTCGCGGCGGTCAGCAGGCACCGCGGGCTCAAGATCGACACCGTCCAGCCGGACAACAAGGGCGGCGCCGCCGCGCTGGCGAAGGAACTGGTCGGCCTCGGCCACAAGCGGTTCGCCGTGCTGGCCGGGCCGCGGCGGCTGAGCACCGTGATCGACCGGCTCGCCGGGTTCTCCGGTGAGCTGGCCGCGCACGGCATCGAGCTGCGCGAAGAGGACGTCGTCGAGGCCGCGTTCAGCCGCGACGGCGGGTACGAGGCCACGAAGCGGCTGCTCGCCGGCCGCAAGCGCAAGCTGCCGACCTGCCTGTTCGCCGTCACCGACGTGATGGCGATCGGCGCGCTGACGGCGTTGCGCGAGGAAGGCCTGTCCGTGCCCGGCGACATCTCGGTGGCCGGGTTCGACGACATCCCGGTGGTCCGCGACCTGGCCCCGGCGCTGACCACGGTGCGGCTGCCGCTGGAGGAACTCGGCGAACGCGCGATGGACATGGCGATCAAGGGCTCCGCGGGCACCCGGCCGCGGACGGTCCGGCTGTCCGGCGAAGTCGTCCTGCGCGAAAGCACCGGACGCCCCAAGCGCTGA
- a CDS encoding dihydrodipicolinate synthase family protein, with protein MLVLPAPGGELLNWSPSGPRPPAPPTKPPTSRIAYAAAHVVADALADEPYAVDWDTTLAFREHLWSCGLGVAEAMDTAQRGMGLDWATTQELVSRTGAAAAGRRWCAGVGTDQLPPGPATITSIVDAWREQLELVSGAGAVPVVMASRALAAAAQSPDDYHTAYGKLLSEAGGPVLLHWLGEQFDPALAGYWGHADVRAAARELAALCTEHAATIAGVKVSVLDAEVEVEFRRALPDGVACYTGDDFNYPSLIAGDGEGHSEALLGIFDPLAPIAGTALARLDDGDRAGFHALLDRTVPLSREIFRAPTRHYKTGVVYLAHLNGHQDHFRMIAGQESARTITHLAMLLRLADEAGVLADPDLAEARMRPLLQVAGVA; from the coding sequence ATGCTCGTGCTCCCGGCCCCCGGTGGCGAGCTGCTGAACTGGTCGCCGTCCGGACCACGGCCCCCGGCACCCCCGACGAAACCGCCGACTTCGCGCATCGCCTACGCCGCCGCGCACGTCGTCGCGGACGCGCTGGCCGACGAGCCCTACGCCGTGGACTGGGACACGACGCTGGCCTTCCGCGAGCACCTCTGGTCGTGCGGACTGGGCGTCGCGGAGGCGATGGACACCGCGCAGCGCGGCATGGGCCTCGACTGGGCCACGACGCAGGAACTGGTGTCCCGCACCGGCGCGGCCGCGGCCGGGCGGCGCTGGTGCGCCGGCGTCGGCACCGACCAGCTGCCGCCGGGCCCGGCCACCATCACGTCCATTGTGGACGCCTGGCGCGAGCAGCTCGAGCTGGTCTCCGGCGCGGGCGCGGTCCCGGTCGTGATGGCCAGCCGCGCGCTGGCCGCCGCCGCCCAGAGCCCGGACGACTACCACACGGCGTACGGGAAGCTGCTGTCCGAGGCGGGCGGGCCGGTCCTGCTGCACTGGCTGGGCGAGCAGTTCGACCCGGCGCTGGCCGGCTACTGGGGCCACGCCGACGTCCGCGCCGCCGCCCGCGAGCTGGCCGCGCTCTGCACCGAGCACGCCGCCACGATCGCCGGGGTGAAGGTCTCGGTACTCGACGCCGAGGTCGAGGTCGAGTTCCGCCGGGCGCTGCCGGACGGCGTCGCCTGCTACACCGGCGACGACTTCAACTACCCGTCGCTGATCGCCGGGGACGGCGAGGGCCACAGTGAGGCCCTGCTCGGCATCTTCGACCCGCTCGCCCCGATCGCCGGCACCGCCCTGGCCCGCCTCGACGACGGCGACCGGGCCGGGTTCCACGCCCTGCTCGACAGAACCGTGCCGTTGTCCCGCGAGATCTTCCGCGCGCCGACCCGGCACTACAAGACCGGCGTCGTGTACCTGGCCCACCTCAACGGCCACCAGGACCACTTCCGGATGATCGCCGGGCAGGAGTCCGCGCGGACGATCACCCACCTCGCGATGCTGCTGCGGCTCGCCGACGAGGCCGGCGTGCTGGCCGACCCCGACCTGGCCGAGGCCCGGATGCGGCCGCTGCTGCAGGTCGCGGGGGTCGCGTGA
- a CDS encoding sugar phosphate isomerase/epimerase family protein, which translates to MDPRLSLNQITTKSWSLPEAVAGCAEAGVGWIGLWRDKVAETGVDEAARLLKEHGVRVSSLCRGGFFTGVTPEGSPVDGVAQTREAIDEAAALGTDVLVLVVGGIAGNDLAASRQRVADAVGELAPYAGERGVRLGLEPLHPMQCAERSVLSTVDQALAIAVEHPAEQVGVIVDEFHVWWDPRIEESIAAAAGRIAGFHVCDVLVPLPDPLLGRALPGDGPIDHRRLRAAVEAAGYSGPIEVEVFNADLWARPGQDVLAETITAFERYVA; encoded by the coding sequence ATGGACCCCCGGCTGAGCCTCAACCAGATCACCACGAAGTCCTGGTCGCTGCCGGAGGCGGTGGCCGGCTGCGCCGAGGCGGGCGTCGGCTGGATCGGGCTGTGGCGCGACAAGGTCGCCGAAACCGGCGTCGACGAGGCCGCACGGCTGCTGAAGGAACACGGTGTGCGGGTTTCGTCGTTGTGCCGCGGTGGGTTCTTCACCGGCGTGACACCGGAGGGGTCCCCTGTGGACGGTGTGGCGCAGACCCGGGAGGCGATCGACGAGGCCGCCGCGCTCGGCACCGACGTGCTCGTGCTGGTCGTGGGCGGGATCGCGGGCAACGACCTGGCCGCGTCCCGGCAGCGGGTCGCCGACGCGGTCGGCGAACTGGCGCCGTACGCCGGGGAGCGCGGGGTCCGGCTCGGCCTGGAGCCGCTGCACCCGATGCAGTGCGCGGAGCGGTCGGTGCTGTCCACTGTGGACCAGGCGCTGGCGATCGCGGTGGAGCACCCGGCCGAGCAGGTCGGCGTGATCGTGGACGAGTTCCACGTCTGGTGGGACCCGCGGATCGAGGAGTCGATCGCCGCGGCGGCCGGGCGGATCGCCGGGTTCCACGTGTGCGACGTCCTGGTGCCGCTGCCGGACCCGCTGCTGGGCCGCGCGCTGCCCGGCGACGGCCCGATCGACCACCGCCGGCTGCGCGCGGCCGTCGAGGCGGCGGGGTACTCGGGGCCGATCGAGGTCGAGGTGTTCAACGCGGACCTGTGGGCCCGGCCGGGCCAGGACGTCCTGGCCGAGACCATTACGGCGTTCGAGCGATACGTGGCCTGA